The following coding sequences are from one Geothrix sp. window:
- a CDS encoding phospho-sugar mutase: MSLSAAKQYLSFPHLEPGLRADLEPLVKAAEGGDAKAIAELEDRFFEPLAFGTGGLRGFMAAGLRRMNQPNVRRTTMALATVAQHHAPGKKVAVVGYDTRINSEVFAQESAAVLAAAGYQVFLGSRPLPTPFLCFAMKALGSTCGVIITASHNPKEYNGFKAYNDLGGQVVDPWDAEIEAHMATLPVVPVPPVVPEGRISPIPVEVENAYLALGLGLLQNPKPFTPARILYTPFHGTGVAFVPALFEKAGIPLTVSPSQGIQDGTFPTAPRPNPEELAAYASPLREAEAMAADVVLANDPDADRIGVVAKRDGAWELMSGNDLAALTLDYLCSGKGRQGAVVSTVVTSDFMAEVARHHGLPVVWTLTGFKNIAVCMDRLDQLGEAYAFGAEESYGMLLPPSLRDKDGVTAALVVAEMAGHYKAKGQTLFEAVEALMARVGTFHNRLVNLEDPRPGGAKRFAEAMGRIRTAGLATFGGEKVVSWEDFQTGLWHGEGRSETILDRPDHRAIALPIPFSNALKFRLESGAFAAFRPSGTEPKLKVYLQSRTDTALLDRMEAEARTLLGL, translated from the coding sequence ATGTCCCTGAGCGCCGCGAAGCAGTACCTGTCCTTCCCCCACCTCGAACCCGGCCTCCGGGCGGATCTGGAACCGCTGGTGAAGGCCGCCGAGGGTGGCGACGCCAAGGCCATCGCCGAGCTCGAGGACCGCTTCTTCGAGCCCCTCGCCTTCGGCACGGGCGGCCTCCGTGGCTTCATGGCCGCCGGGCTCCGCCGCATGAACCAGCCGAACGTGCGCCGGACGACCATGGCCCTGGCGACCGTCGCCCAGCACCATGCACCGGGCAAGAAGGTGGCCGTGGTGGGCTACGACACCCGCATCAACTCCGAGGTCTTCGCCCAGGAAAGCGCGGCCGTGCTGGCCGCCGCCGGCTACCAGGTGTTCCTCGGCTCACGCCCCCTGCCCACGCCCTTCCTCTGCTTCGCCATGAAGGCCCTGGGCTCCACCTGCGGGGTGATCATCACCGCCAGCCATAATCCGAAGGAATACAACGGCTTCAAGGCCTACAACGACCTCGGCGGGCAGGTCGTGGATCCCTGGGATGCGGAGATCGAGGCCCACATGGCCACGCTGCCCGTGGTGCCCGTGCCGCCGGTGGTCCCCGAGGGGAGGATCAGCCCCATCCCCGTGGAAGTGGAAAACGCCTACCTGGCCCTGGGGCTTGGCTTGCTCCAGAATCCCAAGCCCTTCACCCCGGCGCGGATCCTCTACACCCCCTTCCACGGCACCGGCGTGGCCTTCGTGCCCGCCCTGTTCGAGAAGGCGGGCATCCCCTTGACCGTGAGCCCCAGCCAGGGCATCCAGGACGGAACTTTCCCCACGGCGCCCCGCCCCAATCCTGAAGAATTGGCGGCCTACGCGTCGCCCCTCCGGGAAGCCGAAGCCATGGCGGCCGATGTGGTGCTCGCCAACGATCCGGACGCGGACCGCATCGGCGTCGTGGCCAAGCGCGACGGGGCCTGGGAGCTCATGAGCGGCAACGACCTGGCCGCCCTCACCCTGGACTACCTCTGCTCCGGGAAGGGCCGCCAGGGCGCGGTGGTGAGCACCGTGGTCACGTCGGACTTCATGGCCGAGGTGGCCCGCCACCATGGCCTGCCCGTGGTGTGGACTCTGACCGGCTTCAAGAACATCGCCGTGTGCATGGACCGGCTCGATCAGCTGGGTGAGGCCTACGCCTTCGGCGCCGAGGAGAGCTACGGCATGCTGCTGCCTCCCAGCCTGCGCGACAAGGATGGCGTCACGGCGGCCCTGGTGGTCGCGGAGATGGCCGGCCACTACAAGGCCAAGGGCCAGACCCTCTTCGAGGCCGTGGAGGCCCTCATGGCCCGGGTGGGCACCTTCCACAACCGGCTGGTGAACCTTGAGGACCCCAGGCCCGGTGGCGCCAAGCGCTTCGCCGAGGCCATGGGCCGCATCCGGACCGCCGGCCTGGCCACTTTTGGTGGCGAAAAGGTCGTCAGCTGGGAGGACTTCCAGACCGGGCTGTGGCACGGCGAGGGTCGCAGCGAGACGATCCTGGACCGGCCCGACCACCGCGCAATCGCCCTGCCCATCCCCTTCAGCAACGCCTTGAAGTTCCGCCTGGAGAGCGGTGCCTTCGCGGCCTTCCGGCCCAGCGGCACGGAACCCAAGCTGAAGGTCTACCTCCAGAGCCGCACCGATACCGCCCTGCTGGATCGGATGGAGGCGGAGGCGCGCACGCTGCTCGGACTCTAG
- a CDS encoding cytochrome c3 family protein, protein MRRITLLTALLALAVAPVANAKMTTVKGAKCTACHEGTPKDKKFNPATVKMLAKYKEAQCKECHGFADGKLTVTKKSL, encoded by the coding sequence ATGCGCCGCATCACCCTGCTCACCGCCCTCCTCGCCCTGGCCGTCGCCCCCGTGGCCAATGCCAAGATGACCACCGTCAAGGGTGCGAAGTGCACGGCCTGCCACGAGGGCACGCCCAAGGACAAGAAGTTCAACCCCGCCACCGTCAAGATGCTGGCGAAGTACAAGGAAGCCCAGTGCAAGGAATGCCACGGCTTCGCCGATGGCAAGCTGACTGTTACCAAGAAGTCCCTCTAG
- a CDS encoding cytochrome b/b6 domain-containing protein, producing MLLASLLPARPVVAPSRRRSRWALPLAWLACGLLLSAPVQAAGAKAAKESCLDCHGDKDATKEGPGGTTISLFVDAARFGKAVHGSLSCKDCHAQIHKDHPGDGNPPPKVACGNCHSDQEKVYQGSIHGMSKAMGASAAPGCTDCHGNHYIVPVKQHDSPVYKMNLPKTCAKCHANKGITDEYKMKFPKVGDQYQESIHGMALLQKGLIVAPSCNDCHGVHDIKRSVDRSSPINHANVAKTCGKCHVTVEEIYNQSIHGQLLAKGDPRGPVCIQCHSAHQIETPANAHFKAGSDLVCGKCHADRLEHYRDTYHGKAMALGKANTASAVAACYDCHGHHDVRRAADPESHLSAANIVNTCKQCHPKATTSFTKYAPHANPMDRKNYPILNYVFIVMTALLVGTFALFGGHTLLWLFRSIWLYRHDSKQFREAKAKIHEDDEQFTRFQPFERFLHILVVTSFLLLTITGMPLKFYHTDWAKAIFSFFGGAEVARTLHHFGAVVTFVYFVLHLSTMLSHLWKRRGYLNDPATGAFQLSRLFKAMAHPDSMIPTKQDLDDFVAHNKWFFGKGPRPEFDRWTYFEKFDYLAVFWGVFAIGVSGLIMWFPEFFSKFMPGWMINVSLIVHSDEALLASGFIFTVHFFNTHFRLEKFPMDTVIFSGRISKSEMLHERKRWYDRLVAEGRLDDYRVKDEWEAWKGIARSAGYIFFGIGLVLLVLIIYAMTSRLSH from the coding sequence ATGCTGCTGGCTTCCCTCCTGCCCGCCCGCCCCGTAGTCGCCCCTTCCCGCCGCCGGTCCCGCTGGGCCCTGCCGCTGGCCTGGCTGGCCTGCGGCCTCCTGCTCAGCGCCCCGGTCCAGGCGGCCGGGGCCAAGGCCGCCAAGGAAAGTTGCCTGGACTGCCATGGCGACAAGGACGCCACGAAGGAGGGACCGGGCGGCACGACGATCTCGCTCTTCGTGGATGCCGCGCGCTTCGGGAAGGCCGTGCACGGATCCCTGTCCTGCAAGGACTGCCACGCCCAGATCCACAAGGACCACCCGGGTGACGGCAACCCGCCCCCCAAGGTGGCCTGCGGAAACTGCCACTCCGACCAGGAGAAGGTCTACCAGGGCAGCATCCACGGCATGAGCAAGGCCATGGGGGCCTCGGCCGCCCCCGGCTGCACGGACTGCCACGGGAACCACTACATCGTCCCGGTGAAGCAGCACGACTCGCCGGTCTACAAGATGAACCTGCCCAAGACCTGCGCGAAGTGCCACGCCAACAAGGGCATCACCGACGAATACAAGATGAAGTTCCCCAAGGTGGGGGACCAGTACCAGGAGAGCATCCACGGCATGGCCCTGCTCCAGAAGGGCCTCATCGTGGCCCCCAGCTGCAACGACTGCCATGGGGTCCATGACATCAAGCGCAGCGTGGATCGCAGCTCGCCCATCAACCACGCCAACGTGGCCAAGACATGCGGCAAATGCCACGTCACGGTCGAGGAGATCTACAACCAGAGCATCCACGGGCAGCTGCTGGCCAAGGGCGATCCCCGCGGCCCCGTCTGCATCCAGTGCCACTCCGCCCATCAGATCGAGACGCCCGCCAACGCCCATTTCAAGGCCGGCAGCGACCTGGTCTGCGGCAAGTGCCACGCGGACCGCCTCGAACACTACCGGGACACCTACCACGGCAAGGCCATGGCGCTGGGCAAGGCCAACACGGCGAGCGCCGTTGCCGCCTGCTACGACTGCCACGGCCACCACGACGTGCGCCGGGCCGCGGATCCCGAGTCCCACCTTTCCGCTGCCAACATCGTCAACACCTGCAAGCAGTGCCATCCGAAGGCGACGACCAGCTTCACCAAGTACGCGCCCCATGCCAATCCCATGGACCGCAAGAACTACCCGATCCTCAACTACGTCTTCATCGTCATGACCGCCCTGCTCGTGGGCACCTTCGCCCTCTTCGGCGGCCACACGCTGCTCTGGCTGTTCCGGTCCATCTGGCTCTACCGCCACGACTCCAAGCAGTTCCGGGAGGCCAAGGCCAAGATCCATGAGGATGATGAACAATTCACCCGCTTCCAGCCCTTCGAGCGGTTCCTGCACATCCTCGTCGTCACCAGCTTCCTCCTGCTGACGATCACGGGCATGCCGCTGAAGTTCTACCACACCGATTGGGCCAAGGCGATCTTCAGCTTCTTCGGCGGCGCCGAGGTGGCACGCACCCTCCATCATTTCGGCGCGGTGGTCACCTTCGTCTACTTCGTGCTCCACCTGAGCACCATGCTGAGCCACCTCTGGAAGCGCCGCGGCTACCTGAATGATCCTGCGACCGGTGCCTTCCAGCTTTCGCGGCTCTTCAAGGCCATGGCCCACCCCGACTCCATGATTCCCACCAAGCAGGACCTCGATGATTTCGTGGCCCACAACAAGTGGTTCTTCGGGAAGGGACCGCGGCCCGAGTTCGACCGCTGGACCTACTTCGAGAAGTTCGACTACCTCGCCGTGTTCTGGGGCGTGTTCGCCATCGGCGTCTCCGGCCTGATCATGTGGTTCCCGGAGTTCTTCAGCAAGTTCATGCCGGGCTGGATGATCAATGTCTCGCTCATCGTGCACTCCGACGAAGCCCTGCTGGCCTCCGGCTTCATCTTCACCGTCCACTTCTTCAACACGCACTTCCGCCTGGAGAAGTTCCCCATGGATACGGTCATCTTCTCCGGCCGCATCTCCAAGTCCGAGATGCTCCACGAGCGCAAGCGCTGGTATGACCGCCTGGTGGCCGAAGGACGCCTGGATGACTACCGCGTGAAGGACGAGTGGGAAGCCTGGAAGGGCATCGCCCGCAGCGCCGGCTACATCTTCTTCGGCATCGGCCTCGTGCTGCTCGTCCTCATCATCTACGCCATGACGTCCCGCCTCTCGCACTGA
- a CDS encoding cytochrome b/b6 domain-containing protein codes for MRLLLAGLMSVVMFAAAPTPKDCTSCHEVDLVAFEASKHGGMGCVGCHSSITSLPHADKPKPVNCANCHEDQVKAYSKSVHGLAKQNGMADSATCQSCHGPVHKIQSGSQPTSPVNSKNLADTCGACHSNPDFLAKHKIPFAKPVEAYRLSVHGREVAKGNASAPSCSNCHGSHDILASKDPKARVNRANVADTCGVCHNDVQAVYADSVHGLAVKRGSNDSPTCTGCHGEHSILAPKEAGSLVNPARVSTVTCGRCHGDERMNSRYDFGDKVPAFQDSFHGLAIRGGQKTAANCASCHGVHNILRSEDIRSTINPANLQKTCGQCHPGLGEKISKGRVHVRTAGGAEHISVQWIRWAYYALIPMTIGFMLFHNGIDWLAKLRRHKPHHGTGEQLPRMNKLFRITHGMVMVSFGVLVITGFALKFPEAAWVQAIGLHGAGVARAILHRVAAVVISAATVIHFIHLALVKKDRVILIELLPGWQDAKDIANTLRYNLGLIDKRPTFGMFGYAEKMEYWAFMWGTVVMAVSGLLLWAQNWSLRRFPTWVLDAATAAHWYEAILATLSILVWHWYLVIFDPDVYPMDLAWLTGRASADHLRETRPEYYRQLMEKENPDSGSDAGGHSGH; via the coding sequence ATGCGTCTTCTGCTTGCTGGGTTGATGTCCGTGGTGATGTTCGCGGCTGCGCCGACGCCCAAGGACTGCACCTCCTGCCACGAGGTGGATCTCGTCGCCTTCGAGGCCTCCAAGCACGGCGGCATGGGCTGCGTCGGCTGCCACAGCAGCATCACCAGCCTGCCGCATGCCGACAAGCCGAAGCCGGTCAACTGCGCCAACTGCCACGAGGACCAGGTCAAGGCCTACTCGAAGAGCGTCCACGGCCTGGCCAAGCAGAATGGCATGGCCGACTCGGCCACTTGCCAGTCCTGCCATGGCCCGGTCCACAAGATCCAGTCCGGCAGCCAGCCGACCTCTCCGGTGAACAGCAAGAACCTGGCGGACACTTGCGGGGCCTGCCACTCCAACCCCGACTTCCTCGCCAAGCACAAGATTCCCTTCGCCAAGCCGGTGGAGGCCTATCGGCTGAGCGTGCACGGCCGCGAAGTGGCCAAGGGCAACGCCTCGGCACCCTCCTGCTCCAACTGCCACGGCAGCCACGACATCCTGGCCTCGAAGGACCCCAAGGCCCGGGTGAACCGCGCCAACGTGGCCGACACCTGCGGGGTCTGCCACAACGACGTGCAGGCCGTCTATGCGGACAGCGTGCACGGCCTGGCGGTCAAGCGCGGCTCGAACGATTCGCCCACCTGCACGGGCTGCCACGGCGAGCACAGCATCCTGGCGCCCAAGGAGGCCGGCTCCCTGGTGAATCCTGCCCGCGTCTCCACGGTGACCTGTGGCCGCTGCCACGGCGACGAGCGCATGAACTCGCGTTACGACTTCGGCGACAAGGTGCCGGCCTTCCAGGACAGCTTCCACGGTCTCGCCATCCGTGGCGGGCAGAAGACGGCCGCCAACTGCGCCTCCTGTCATGGCGTCCACAACATCCTGCGTTCCGAGGACATCCGCTCCACCATCAACCCCGCAAACCTGCAGAAGACCTGTGGGCAGTGCCATCCGGGCCTGGGCGAGAAGATCAGCAAGGGCCGGGTCCACGTCCGCACCGCCGGCGGCGCCGAGCACATCTCCGTCCAGTGGATCCGCTGGGCCTACTACGCGCTCATCCCCATGACCATCGGCTTCATGCTGTTCCACAACGGCATCGACTGGCTCGCCAAGCTGCGCCGGCACAAGCCGCACCACGGCACGGGCGAGCAGCTGCCGCGCATGAACAAGCTCTTCCGCATCACCCACGGCATGGTGATGGTCAGCTTCGGCGTTCTGGTCATCACCGGGTTCGCCCTCAAGTTCCCTGAGGCTGCCTGGGTCCAGGCCATCGGTCTGCACGGGGCCGGCGTGGCCCGGGCCATCCTGCACCGAGTCGCCGCAGTGGTGATCTCGGCGGCGACCGTCATCCACTTCATCCACCTGGCCCTGGTCAAGAAGGACCGCGTGATCCTGATCGAGCTGCTCCCGGGCTGGCAGGACGCCAAGGACATCGCGAACACCCTCCGCTACAACCTCGGCCTCATCGACAAGCGACCCACCTTCGGCATGTTCGGCTATGCCGAGAAGATGGAGTACTGGGCCTTCATGTGGGGCACCGTGGTGATGGCCGTGTCCGGCCTCCTGCTTTGGGCCCAGAACTGGAGCCTGCGCCGCTTCCCGACCTGGGTGCTGGACGCCGCCACCGCGGCCCACTGGTACGAGGCCATCCTGGCCACACTGTCCATCCTGGTCTGGCACTGGTACCTGGTGATCTTCGATCCTGACGTCTACCCCATGGACCTCGCCTGGCTGACGGGCAGGGCCTCGGCGGACCACCTGCGTGAGACCCGGCCTGAGTATTATCGGCAGCTCATGGAGAAGGAAAACCCGGACTCAGGCTCCGATGCCGGGGGCCATTCCGGGCACTGA
- a CDS encoding acyl-CoA mutase large subunit family protein, which translates to MYQKDFLEQVRTQLTVTEDPAKLRERTFETSSGIPLKNSYTPADLAAFDPLKDLGAPGKFPFTRHVQPSGYRGRLWTMRQYAGFATAEESNARYRYLLEQGTTGLSVAFDLPTQIGMDPDHAMALGEVGKVGVSISSIHDMRRLFQDIPLDKVSTSMTINAPAAVLLALYLAVAEEQGVRLDQVSGTIQNDILKEYMARGTYIFPPRQSLRLITDIFAFCADQVPNWNTISISGYHIREAGCTAAQEIAFTLGDGIAYVQAALDAGLKLEAFAPRLSFFFNAHNQFFEEVAKFRAARRLWARIMKDRFKTTDAKSQMLRFHTQTAGSTLTAQQPDNNIVRTAVQAMAAVCGGTQSLHTNSRDEALALPTEVSARIALRTQQILAFESRVADVVDPFAGSYFVESLTDELEARASALLARVDELGGMVSAIEKGFPQREIQNAAYAYQKAVEKGEQVVVGVNKFTVTGEPKPDLLRVDEALGAQRRTQIAAVRAGRDQAAVDARLASLREAAAGTENLMPRILAAVKAEATVGEICDTLRGVFGEYQEQLVF; encoded by the coding sequence ATGTACCAGAAGGATTTCCTGGAGCAGGTGCGCACGCAGCTGACGGTGACGGAAGACCCGGCCAAGCTGCGCGAGCGAACCTTCGAGACCAGCTCGGGCATCCCGCTCAAGAACAGCTACACGCCGGCGGACCTGGCCGCCTTCGATCCCCTCAAGGATCTGGGGGCACCGGGGAAGTTCCCCTTCACCCGCCACGTGCAGCCCTCCGGCTACCGGGGCCGCCTCTGGACCATGCGCCAGTACGCGGGCTTCGCCACCGCCGAGGAGAGCAACGCCCGCTACCGCTACCTGCTGGAGCAGGGCACCACGGGCCTCTCCGTGGCCTTCGACCTGCCCACCCAGATCGGCATGGATCCCGACCATGCCATGGCCCTGGGCGAAGTGGGCAAGGTGGGCGTGAGCATCAGCTCCATCCACGACATGCGCCGGCTCTTCCAGGACATCCCCCTGGACAAGGTCAGCACCAGCATGACCATCAACGCGCCTGCCGCGGTGCTGCTGGCCCTGTACCTCGCCGTGGCCGAGGAGCAGGGCGTGCGCCTCGACCAGGTGAGCGGCACCATCCAGAACGACATCCTCAAGGAGTACATGGCCCGGGGCACCTACATCTTTCCGCCGCGCCAGAGCCTGCGCCTCATCACGGACATCTTCGCGTTCTGCGCGGACCAGGTGCCCAACTGGAATACCATCTCCATTTCCGGCTATCACATCCGCGAGGCGGGGTGCACGGCCGCCCAGGAGATCGCCTTCACCCTGGGGGATGGCATCGCCTACGTGCAGGCGGCCCTGGACGCGGGCCTGAAGCTGGAGGCCTTCGCGCCCCGGCTCAGCTTCTTCTTCAACGCCCACAACCAGTTCTTCGAGGAAGTGGCCAAGTTCCGCGCCGCCCGCCGCCTCTGGGCCCGGATCATGAAGGACCGTTTCAAGACGACCGATGCAAAAAGCCAGATGTTGCGTTTCCACACGCAGACCGCGGGCAGCACCCTCACGGCCCAGCAGCCGGACAACAACATCGTGCGCACCGCCGTGCAGGCCATGGCCGCCGTCTGCGGCGGCACCCAGAGCCTGCACACCAACAGCCGGGACGAGGCCCTGGCCCTGCCCACCGAGGTGAGCGCCCGCATAGCCCTGAGAACGCAGCAGATCCTGGCCTTCGAATCCCGCGTGGCCGACGTGGTGGATCCCTTCGCGGGGAGCTACTTCGTGGAGTCGCTCACGGACGAGCTCGAGGCCCGCGCCTCGGCGCTGCTGGCCCGGGTGGACGAGCTGGGCGGCATGGTCAGCGCCATCGAGAAGGGCTTCCCCCAGCGGGAGATCCAGAATGCCGCCTACGCCTACCAGAAGGCCGTGGAGAAGGGCGAGCAGGTGGTGGTGGGCGTGAACAAGTTCACCGTGACCGGCGAGCCGAAACCCGATCTGCTGCGGGTGGATGAGGCCCTCGGCGCCCAGCGCCGCACCCAGATCGCGGCGGTGCGGGCGGGGCGCGACCAGGCCGCGGTGGATGCCCGGCTGGCATCGCTGCGGGAGGCCGCGGCCGGCACTGAGAACCTGATGCCGCGCATCCTGGCGGCGGTCAAGGCCGAGGCCACCGTGGGCGAGATCTGCGACACCCTGCGCGGCGTGTTCGGTGAATACCAGGAGCAGCTGGTGTTCTGA
- a CDS encoding amidohydrolase, translating into MPLPPPPPAHVQLLTGADVWTSQGPQKGQAVAIQKGRILAVGPLESLARSHPKAERVDLPGGTLLPGLIEGHAHVGGLGALGWKVDLVGLDSLPETLGRIREWAAAHPEGWLQGRGWDQNRWPAKGFPRALDLDALIGGRPVCLQRVDGHAVWVNTAALAIAGIGPDTPDPQGGRILKDAYGRPNGILLDAAMDLVTKHIPAPTDAEVEARLRAGLLALRADGFTAVADMGVDGRELAAYRRLAEAGTLPIRVFAYLAHDHDLMLRELRPGKHKPLSFFQVQGVKFYLDGALGSRGARLLAPYADEPATKGLWVTDPARVGADAAITLRAGYQPAIHAIGDAANRAALDLLAEAMKKGKGALPPRIEHAQIVTAEDAARFGKLGVVASVQPVHCTSDHSWTPARLGPGRVDEAFPWRSFVAGGALLAFGSDAPVEDANPFVSLAAAETRQDPQGDPPGGFLPGQRLSRMESVRAYTGGNATALGRAKELGTLQKGAVADLLWVQAPLGEITPEALRKVRPGRLWVNGAEVPVRP; encoded by the coding sequence ATGCCCCTGCCGCCTCCGCCCCCCGCCCATGTCCAGCTCCTCACCGGCGCCGATGTCTGGACTTCTCAGGGCCCGCAGAAGGGCCAGGCCGTGGCCATCCAGAAGGGGAGGATCCTGGCCGTGGGCCCCCTCGAGTCCCTCGCCCGATCCCACCCGAAGGCCGAGCGGGTGGATCTTCCGGGCGGCACCCTCCTGCCGGGCCTGATCGAGGGCCATGCCCACGTGGGCGGCCTGGGGGCCCTGGGCTGGAAGGTCGACCTCGTGGGGCTGGATAGTCTGCCGGAGACCCTCGGGCGTATCCGCGAATGGGCCGCCGCCCATCCCGAGGGCTGGCTGCAGGGCCGCGGCTGGGACCAGAACCGCTGGCCCGCCAAGGGCTTCCCGCGGGCCCTGGATCTGGACGCACTGATCGGCGGCCGTCCGGTCTGCCTCCAGCGGGTGGACGGTCACGCCGTATGGGTGAACACCGCCGCCCTGGCCATCGCGGGCATCGGGCCCGACACGCCGGATCCCCAGGGCGGACGCATCCTCAAGGACGCCTATGGGCGCCCCAACGGCATCCTGCTGGACGCGGCCATGGACCTGGTGACGAAGCACATCCCGGCGCCCACGGACGCCGAGGTGGAAGCCCGGCTCCGGGCCGGCCTCCTGGCCCTGCGGGCCGACGGCTTCACCGCCGTGGCCGACATGGGCGTGGACGGCCGCGAGCTGGCCGCCTACCGCCGGCTGGCCGAGGCCGGCACTCTACCCATCCGCGTCTTCGCCTACCTGGCCCATGACCACGACCTCATGCTGCGGGAGCTGCGGCCCGGCAAGCACAAGCCGCTCTCCTTCTTCCAGGTGCAGGGCGTGAAGTTCTACCTGGACGGCGCCCTGGGCAGCCGCGGCGCACGCCTGCTGGCGCCCTACGCGGACGAGCCCGCCACGAAGGGGTTGTGGGTCACGGATCCCGCCAGGGTCGGCGCCGATGCGGCCATCACGCTGCGCGCCGGCTACCAGCCCGCCATCCACGCCATCGGGGACGCCGCCAACCGCGCGGCCCTGGACCTGCTGGCCGAGGCCATGAAGAAGGGCAAGGGCGCCCTGCCCCCGCGCATCGAACACGCCCAGATCGTCACCGCGGAAGATGCCGCCCGCTTCGGCAAGCTGGGCGTGGTGGCCAGCGTGCAGCCGGTGCACTGCACCTCGGATCACAGCTGGACGCCCGCCCGCCTGGGCCCCGGGCGCGTGGACGAGGCCTTCCCCTGGCGCAGCTTCGTCGCGGGCGGCGCCCTGCTCGCCTTCGGCAGCGATGCCCCCGTTGAAGACGCCAATCCCTTCGTGAGCCTCGCCGCCGCCGAGACGCGGCAGGATCCCCAGGGCGACCCTCCGGGCGGCTTCCTGCCCGGCCAGCGGCTCTCCCGCATGGAGAGCGTCCGCGCCTACACCGGCGGCAACGCCACGGCCCTGGGCCGGGCCAAGGAACTGGGCACCCTCCAGAAGGGCGCCGTGGCCGACCTGCTCTGGGTGCAGGCGCCCCTGGGGGAGATCACGCCCGAGGCCCTGCGGAAGGTGCGGCCAGGACGGCTGTGGGTGAACGGGGCGGAGGTACCGGTTCGCCCGTGA
- a CDS encoding helix-turn-helix domain-containing protein translates to MPIILRLDVMLAERKVRSKELAEHVGITEANLSLLKQGKVKGVRFDTLEKICAYLRCQPGDLLRYDPGAEP, encoded by the coding sequence ATGCCAATCATTCTTCGGCTCGACGTCATGCTGGCAGAGCGAAAGGTCCGCTCCAAGGAACTGGCAGAGCATGTCGGCATCACCGAGGCCAATCTGTCCTTGCTTAAGCAGGGCAAGGTCAAGGGGGTGCGCTTCGACACGCTGGAGAAGATCTGCGCGTATCTGCGATGCCAGCCGGGGGACCTCCTGCGTTATGACCCTGGGGCGGAGCCCTGA
- a CDS encoding DUF2975 domain-containing protein — MNSSRHLNTVIRGSRILAPLSLIAALIWPLVEVGWMLWTPAPDLCREFSIHLTTGGSVILKLWQRVALATLAAVPALAASMGLWALHRCFRFFTTGEFFSVQTIQSLRRCAGWTFCSVALEFITHPMATGVLTANFPSGEHEILFSVGSHAFQTLLVAGTVWVISGAMAEAGRLADENAQFV; from the coding sequence ATGAACTCGAGCCGGCACCTCAATACAGTCATCCGAGGAAGCCGCATCCTGGCTCCCCTGTCGCTGATCGCTGCCCTCATCTGGCCGCTGGTCGAGGTGGGTTGGATGCTGTGGACCCCGGCGCCCGATCTGTGTCGCGAGTTTTCCATCCACCTCACCACAGGAGGAAGCGTCATTTTGAAGCTTTGGCAGCGCGTGGCACTCGCGACGCTGGCCGCTGTTCCCGCTTTGGCGGCCAGCATGGGATTGTGGGCACTCCATCGCTGCTTCCGGTTCTTTACGACCGGGGAGTTCTTCAGTGTCCAGACCATCCAGTCGCTTCGACGTTGCGCGGGGTGGACCTTCTGCTCGGTGGCCCTGGAATTCATCACGCACCCGATGGCCACAGGGGTGCTGACGGCCAACTTCCCCAGCGGGGAGCACGAAATCTTGTTCTCAGTCGGCTCCCACGCCTTTCAAACGCTCCTGGTCGCAGGCACCGTCTGGGTGATTTCTGGGGCCATGGCGGAGGCGGGGCGTCTCGCTGACGAGAATGCGCAGTTCGTCTGA
- the rpe gene encoding ribulose-phosphate 3-epimerase, with the protein MTRLWNTGPMSLRPASPLLAPSLLSADFTRLGEELRMIEASGAQVVHVDVMDGRFVPNITIGLPVVESLRRATTLPLDCHLMIVEPLRYAADFVKAGADWVSIHQEADPHLHRTLDAIRKAGGKAGVVLNPGTPVDTLVDLVGDFDFVLLMSVNPGFGGQSFIPRVLDKVKRLDALRTERGIPFFIEVDGGVGMKNAAELVRVGADALVAGNAFFKAEDPKAAAAGLLGEMAKGR; encoded by the coding sequence ATGACGCGCCTCTGGAATACTGGACCCATGAGCCTCCGCCCCGCCTCCCCCCTGCTCGCGCCCTCGCTGCTCTCCGCCGACTTCACGCGGCTGGGCGAGGAACTGCGCATGATCGAGGCCTCCGGTGCCCAGGTGGTCCACGTGGACGTCATGGACGGCCGCTTCGTGCCCAACATCACCATCGGCCTGCCCGTGGTGGAGAGCCTGCGCAGGGCCACCACCCTGCCCCTGGACTGCCACCTGATGATCGTGGAACCCCTGCGCTACGCCGCCGACTTCGTGAAGGCCGGCGCCGACTGGGTGAGCATCCACCAGGAGGCCGATCCCCACCTGCACCGCACCCTGGACGCCATCCGGAAGGCCGGCGGCAAGGCCGGCGTGGTGCTGAACCCCGGCACGCCCGTGGACACGCTGGTGGACCTGGTCGGGGACTTCGACTTCGTGCTGCTCATGAGCGTGAACCCCGGCTTCGGCGGCCAGAGCTTCATCCCCCGCGTGCTCGACAAGGTGAAGCGGCTCGATGCCCTGCGCACCGAGCGCGGCATCCCCTTCTTCATCGAGGTGGATGGCGGCGTGGGCATGAAGAACGCCGCCGAGCTCGTCCGCGTCGGCGCCGATGCCCTGGTGGCGGGCAATGCCTTCTTCAAGGCCGAGGATCCGAAAGCCGCCGCGGCGGGCCTGCTGGGCGAGATGGCCAAGGGGCGCTGA